A single region of the Leptospiraceae bacterium genome encodes:
- a CDS encoding NAD(P)-dependent alcohol dehydrogenase, with amino-acid sequence MKAIICTKYGSPEVLQLREVEKPIPKDNEILIKIKATAVNSGDYRIRKADPFAVRFFFGLTKPKNILGGVLSGEVESIGKDVKRFKLGDEVFGSTGMSFGAYAEYKCLPENATIAIKPNSFSHEEAAVIPFGGNTALFFIKKAKITKGQKVLIYGASGAVGTAAIQLAKVFGAHVTGVCSGANIDLVKSLGADTVIDYTKEDFTRNGMAYDVIFDTVNKISFSQYLKALTEKGILILASAGISEMLQGAWTSMTSSRKVITGVISENTEDMIFIKQLMEEGKIKSVLDRTYNLEQIAEAHAYVEEGHKKGNVAIKV; translated from the coding sequence GCTTCAACTCAGAGAAGTTGAAAAACCAATTCCCAAAGACAATGAAATTCTAATCAAGATTAAAGCCACAGCCGTAAACTCTGGCGACTATCGCATTCGTAAGGCTGATCCATTTGCAGTAAGATTCTTCTTTGGTTTAACGAAGCCTAAAAATATCTTAGGCGGAGTTCTGTCTGGTGAAGTAGAAAGCATTGGGAAAGACGTTAAGCGATTTAAACTTGGAGATGAAGTGTTCGGCTCGACTGGAATGAGTTTTGGTGCTTACGCGGAATACAAGTGTTTGCCTGAAAATGCTACTATAGCAATTAAGCCAAATTCATTTTCTCATGAAGAGGCGGCAGTGATTCCATTTGGAGGAAATACTGCCCTGTTTTTTATTAAAAAAGCAAAGATTACAAAGGGACAAAAAGTTCTAATTTACGGAGCCTCTGGTGCAGTTGGCACTGCTGCTATTCAATTAGCGAAAGTTTTTGGTGCACACGTAACTGGAGTTTGTAGTGGTGCTAATATTGATTTGGTGAAATCGTTAGGAGCCGATACAGTCATCGATTATACAAAAGAAGATTTTACTCGAAATGGTATGGCGTATGACGTCATTTTTGATACTGTAAATAAAATTTCATTTTCGCAATATTTAAAAGCACTAACTGAAAAAGGAATTCTCATCTTAGCATCGGCTGGAATTTCCGAAATGCTACAAGGCGCATGGACATCGATGACTAGTAGCAGAAAAGTAATCACTGGAGTGATTAGTGAAAATACGGAAGATATGATTTTTATTAAACAACTTATGGAAGAAGGAAAAATAAAATCAGTCTTAGATAGAACTTATAACTTAGAGCAAATAGCCGAAGCGCATGCCTATGTAGAAGAGGGGCACAAAAAAGGCAACGTTGCTATCAAAGTATAA
- a CDS encoding DUF4011 domain-containing protein, which produces MNYAQTMIEKACEQWIQELTDLSRRNNLLYYRDLKVGTLELLKYNEQVLIDFFNGDKISINDLLSLKDNNAEIYRKIKIIHKRSKQNLEERGIDTLLLAYGFVSWQEDDGGIPPKAPLLLIPIAIDNKSKIYLSHNGESIINPVLLAYLEKAHNIRLAPEQLLNEEGVENSEETIPDIEAISQRLKTLTKKKVPTLKVEKQLILSNFSFQKMSMVEDIKFQKENPNNNNELVFAMAGNELAIRKLKENTSDVDPKKFDLIPPEDDFIVFDCDSSQQSVIQAVLRGENCTIQGPPGTGKSQTIANLIVTLVANGKKVLFVAEKKAALEVVKRRLDQKKLGHLLLDLHGTGISRKMVLDQFKESLDLIRNPRNVDVGDTHKQFAKKRRELNAHAEQFHKKRTPSNKSVYEIQSLLLNFSNEEKSQTKFTGTELEKLTPDIVDSLKGNLKSCTNLV; this is translated from the coding sequence ATGAATTACGCACAGACAATGATTGAAAAAGCCTGCGAGCAGTGGATACAAGAACTGACGGATTTATCGCGCCGTAACAATTTACTTTATTACCGCGATTTAAAAGTAGGAACTTTAGAACTTCTAAAATACAACGAACAAGTCTTAATAGATTTTTTTAATGGGGATAAGATTTCGATTAATGATTTGCTGTCTTTAAAAGACAATAACGCTGAAATTTATAGAAAAATAAAAATCATTCATAAACGATCCAAGCAGAATTTAGAAGAAAGAGGTATCGACACATTACTATTAGCCTACGGCTTCGTATCATGGCAAGAGGATGACGGCGGTATTCCGCCCAAGGCTCCCCTACTTTTAATTCCAATCGCAATTGACAATAAAAGCAAAATTTATCTTTCCCATAACGGTGAGTCTATCATTAATCCAGTCTTACTCGCTTACTTAGAGAAAGCGCATAATATCCGACTTGCCCCTGAGCAATTGCTGAACGAAGAAGGCGTAGAAAATTCCGAAGAGACTATTCCTGATATCGAAGCGATTTCTCAAAGACTAAAAACTTTAACAAAGAAAAAAGTTCCTACTCTTAAAGTAGAAAAGCAGCTAATACTCAGTAACTTCTCATTTCAGAAGATGTCAATGGTAGAGGATATTAAATTCCAAAAGGAAAATCCTAACAATAACAATGAGTTAGTTTTTGCGATGGCAGGTAACGAGCTTGCGATTCGAAAGTTAAAAGAAAATACAAGTGACGTTGACCCCAAAAAATTTGATTTAATTCCTCCAGAAGATGACTTCATTGTTTTTGATTGCGACTCCAGCCAGCAAAGTGTAATTCAAGCTGTATTAAGAGGTGAGAACTGCACCATTCAAGGTCCACCGGGCACCGGCAAAAGTCAAACGATTGCAAATCTAATTGTAACACTTGTGGCTAATGGCAAAAAAGTTTTGTTTGTCGCAGAAAAAAAAGCTGCACTAGAAGTTGTAAAGCGACGCTTAGATCAAAAGAAACTTGGTCATCTGCTATTAGATTTACACGGAACGGGAATTTCTCGCAAGATGGTATTAGATCAATTCAAAGAAAGCTTAGATTTGATTCGCAATCCAAGAAACGTAGATGTAGGCGACACGCATAAGCAATTCGCAAAAAAACGCAGAGAGTTAAATGCTCATGCAGAACAATTTCATAAGAAAAGAACTCCTTCAAATAAAAGTGTTTATGAAATCCAATCTTTACTTTTAAATTTTTCCAATGAAGAAAAAAGCCAAACCAAGTTTACAGGAACAGAATTAGAAAAACTAACGCCTGATATTGTAGATAGCCTAAAGGGAAACTTGAAGAGTTGCACAAACCTAGTTTAG
- a CDS encoding serine protease, with translation MKSKLLITFIFFLSAYSSLFSLETIEDKFKNTVVQVKITTQSPNFLFPWQPKKPQTSGAVGVVLANKRILVFTSLIDYYTSIEVKKFSSYTSVPATVIKMDYESNLSVLEVSDPDFFKDLVPIQFETKIEPFKPVSILQLDNSGSIQNSKGRLTGIDMENYPMGYTELPYLHVNSNEKLDGNGELILDNDKAVGVLYRFTASKNSGKAIPSFVINTFIKQKFEKTKGTVFPFKGFRFRPIPDETTKEYFGLDKKTDGVLVAEVIPYSSADKYLQLNDIILEYGGMKIDSQGYFKHPVYGKQYISFLAHSGEEFGFKMGSKIPVKILRNKKEETISIPLKAFPYKSVKIPYMNNEGKEPEYLIKGGFIFAELSEFLMKEFGTSWRSRIDKKLLYLNDYYRMNKKGDTGRYVLLVQVLPDDSNNGYHSLSFEIIKTINGKPLKSIRELDAALNEGSSFESGEGKFLSLQTENGSEIVLDKSTLKEIDAKIQKKFGIERLKNF, from the coding sequence ATGAAATCAAAACTGCTCATTACTTTCATCTTTTTTTTGAGCGCATACTCTTCTTTATTCTCTCTTGAGACGATTGAAGATAAATTCAAAAACACAGTAGTGCAGGTCAAAATCACAACGCAGTCGCCTAATTTTTTATTTCCCTGGCAGCCGAAAAAGCCTCAGACTAGCGGAGCCGTCGGAGTCGTTCTGGCAAACAAGCGGATACTTGTGTTTACCTCCTTGATTGATTATTATACTTCTATTGAAGTTAAAAAGTTTTCTTCTTATACCTCGGTGCCAGCAACTGTAATCAAGATGGACTATGAATCTAACCTAAGTGTTTTGGAAGTTTCCGATCCTGATTTTTTTAAAGACTTAGTCCCAATTCAATTCGAAACAAAAATAGAGCCGTTTAAACCTGTTTCGATTTTACAGTTAGATAATTCCGGTTCGATTCAGAATTCAAAGGGACGATTGACCGGGATTGACATGGAAAATTATCCAATGGGTTATACTGAATTACCCTACCTGCATGTAAACTCAAACGAGAAGTTAGATGGAAACGGCGAGTTGATTTTAGATAACGACAAAGCCGTTGGAGTATTATACAGATTTACCGCTTCTAAAAATTCCGGCAAGGCAATTCCTAGTTTTGTAATCAACACCTTTATCAAACAAAAATTTGAAAAAACAAAAGGAACAGTTTTTCCTTTTAAAGGATTTCGTTTTAGACCAATCCCCGATGAAACGACAAAGGAATACTTTGGACTCGACAAAAAAACAGACGGCGTCTTAGTTGCAGAAGTAATCCCCTACTCCTCTGCAGATAAATACTTGCAGTTAAATGACATTATCCTCGAATATGGTGGAATGAAAATTGATTCACAGGGATACTTCAAACATCCAGTCTACGGCAAACAATACATATCCTTTCTCGCTCACTCTGGAGAAGAATTTGGCTTTAAAATGGGAAGCAAAATTCCAGTTAAAATTCTGCGAAACAAAAAAGAAGAAACCATTTCCATTCCCCTAAAAGCATTTCCATACAAATCTGTAAAAATCCCATACATGAACAATGAAGGCAAAGAGCCTGAATACTTAATCAAGGGCGGATTTATCTTTGCAGAACTTTCTGAGTTTTTGATGAAAGAGTTTGGCACAAGTTGGCGCTCTAGAATTGACAAGAAATTGCTATATTTAAACGACTACTACCGTATGAACAAGAAAGGGGATACCGGTCGTTATGTGCTTCTAGTTCAAGTCTTGCCAGATGATTCAAACAATGGCTATCATTCTTTGAGCTTTGAGATAATCAAAACCATCAATGGAAAACCACTCAAATCCATTCGAGAATTAGACGCTGCTCTAAATGAAGGAAGTTCTTTTGAATCAGGCGAAGGAAAGTTTTTGAGTTTACAAACAGAGAATGGCTCTGAGATAGTTTTAGATAAATCGACTTTGAAAGAAATCGATGCAAAAATCCAGAAAAAATTTGGAATTGAAAGGTTAAAGAATTTCTAG
- a CDS encoding trypsin-like peptidase domain-containing protein yields the protein MKYILTFLFLFLPIASILSQQISDFDKVRKGVVQIRTYSQGLDAFSPWLTTGVRASGGTGFIIDKNKIMTNAHVISNAKYIQVQRYNQTTWYEVEILFVAHDCDLALLKAKDESFYEDSTSFELGAIPDLNSSITVVGYPIGGDKISVSRGIVSRKEQSTYAHSEVDSHLVIQVDAAINPGNSGGPAIQDNKVVGVAFQVASRGENIGYLIPTTVIKYFLKDIEDGKYDGYVELGVRTLNSFNNTLREFRKIPKDLNGVFVTKVLKGGSAEGFLKKNDLLLEIDGLPIGRNGTIVLDKDARIDFVEIVDNKHSNEQISFRVFRDGQQITVNFPAKRMDEFTYMRHKYDEPFDYFVLGGLVFQPISRDLLQEWNKNNETQGGSQFLYRFFYFIDDDLCKDVESDVILYRKLAHPINTNSDYFLNMVVESVNDIRIQNIKHFKEIVAKKDYSFVKIKFRDVDVPLILKKEDIEKADKEVQTVYKVGNK from the coding sequence ATGAAATACATTCTAACTTTCCTGTTTTTGTTCCTACCAATCGCTTCTATTTTGAGTCAGCAAATCTCTGACTTTGATAAAGTTCGAAAAGGTGTTGTTCAGATTCGCACTTATTCACAGGGGCTCGATGCTTTTTCCCCTTGGCTCACAACGGGTGTGCGTGCAAGTGGTGGAACAGGTTTCATCATTGATAAAAATAAAATCATGACAAACGCTCATGTCATCTCAAATGCAAAATACATTCAAGTCCAACGATACAACCAAACAACTTGGTATGAAGTAGAAATTCTATTTGTTGCCCACGACTGCGATCTAGCTTTATTAAAAGCAAAAGACGAATCCTTCTATGAAGACTCCACTTCTTTTGAACTAGGCGCAATTCCTGATCTAAATTCTTCTATCACAGTAGTTGGCTACCCGATTGGCGGGGACAAAATCTCTGTTAGCCGCGGAATTGTTTCAAGAAAAGAGCAATCTACTTACGCCCACTCGGAAGTTGACAGCCATCTCGTGATTCAAGTCGATGCAGCGATTAATCCCGGTAATTCGGGCGGACCTGCTATACAGGATAACAAAGTTGTCGGAGTTGCCTTTCAAGTTGCGAGCCGAGGGGAAAATATCGGTTATCTGATACCTACTACTGTTATAAAATATTTTTTAAAAGACATTGAAGACGGAAAGTATGACGGCTACGTAGAGTTAGGCGTTCGAACTTTAAATTCGTTTAATAATACCCTGAGAGAATTTCGAAAAATTCCAAAAGATCTAAATGGAGTCTTTGTCACCAAAGTATTAAAAGGAGGAAGTGCAGAAGGATTTTTAAAGAAGAATGATTTGCTTCTTGAAATTGACGGACTCCCGATTGGACGAAATGGAACCATCGTTCTCGATAAAGATGCACGCATTGATTTTGTTGAGATTGTAGACAATAAGCATTCAAACGAACAAATTTCGTTTCGAGTTTTTAGAGACGGGCAGCAAATCACTGTTAACTTCCCTGCAAAACGAATGGATGAATTTACTTATATGCGACACAAATACGATGAGCCCTTCGACTACTTCGTATTAGGCGGACTTGTATTTCAACCAATTTCTAGAGACTTACTCCAAGAGTGGAATAAAAACAATGAAACGCAGGGCGGAAGTCAATTCCTTTACCGCTTCTTTTACTTTATAGATGATGATCTTTGCAAAGATGTGGAATCTGACGTTATTTTGTATCGCAAGCTCGCTCACCCAATCAATACAAACTCGGATTATTTTCTAAACATGGTAGTAGAGTCAGTGAATGATATAAGAATTCAAAACATCAAACACTTCAAAGAAATTGTAGCAAAAAAAGACTATTCCTTCGTGAAAATCAAATTTAGAGATGTAGATGTTCCTCTGATTCTCAAAAAAGAAGACATCGAAAAAGCAGACAAAGAAGTGCAAACTGTTTACAAGGTAGGAAATAAATGA
- a CDS encoding ATP-binding protein: protein MNLIVEILFSILTILIVFMLFLVSVFRVPITSTKISFGLFGLTLSLWNFMEILHKLQVIDFASFYLQQIVYSNLTVYLLVIFGLHFPFYRRREVLITIYTAFVGGVGYLITIQTFSIPYFDAHFPLESQFYEKINYFLTRAFSVFALLSFLVIVIYKLTHASNRLKKFLYRSLSYLVILIVFILTLNYYLTLDYNVLKANVNVLFIDILFLSVVLLSLIQFKFIAFYPGFLSIFIYGELPRLVIQSIAPSNLAGAQSLKEELWKIYELENWKKFLNEFWFSIIIDETLDNAVEHGGRRFDDEVTVQVFETSKFLDVYVIDSGKGFEPELIPDPARPDRIHVPTGRGIHIMKKLFQVNWNFLGNEIRVRISKNPADNPEEV from the coding sequence ATGAACTTAATTGTTGAAATATTATTTTCTATTCTCACGATTTTAATCGTCTTTATGCTGTTTTTAGTTTCTGTATTTCGCGTTCCTATTACTTCTACAAAGATATCTTTCGGTCTGTTTGGACTTACTTTAAGTCTCTGGAATTTTATGGAAATTTTGCATAAATTGCAAGTGATAGACTTTGCTTCCTTTTATCTTCAACAGATTGTTTATTCTAACTTAACAGTTTATTTGTTAGTAATTTTTGGATTGCACTTCCCGTTTTATCGAAGGCGAGAAGTATTGATAACCATTTACACTGCTTTCGTTGGTGGAGTAGGTTACTTGATTACCATTCAGACTTTTTCGATTCCCTATTTCGATGCCCATTTCCCGCTTGAAAGTCAATTCTATGAGAAAATTAACTATTTCTTGACAAGAGCCTTTTCTGTGTTTGCGCTTCTTTCTTTTTTAGTGATCGTAATTTACAAGTTGACCCATGCGAGCAATCGACTGAAGAAATTCCTTTACCGCTCTCTTTCTTATCTTGTAATCCTCATAGTTTTCATTTTGACTTTAAATTATTATTTGACCCTTGACTACAATGTCCTCAAGGCGAATGTCAATGTTCTCTTTATTGATATTCTATTTCTCTCTGTGGTTTTACTCTCTCTTATTCAATTCAAATTTATCGCTTTTTATCCGGGCTTTCTTTCCATTTTTATATACGGAGAATTACCTAGGCTAGTGATTCAATCGATTGCCCCATCCAATTTGGCAGGTGCACAATCTCTAAAAGAAGAACTCTGGAAAATTTACGAGCTAGAAAATTGGAAGAAGTTCCTAAACGAATTTTGGTTTAGCATTATCATAGATGAAACTTTAGACAATGCAGTCGAGCATGGGGGTAGACGTTTTGATGATGAAGTGACTGTGCAAGTATTTGAAACCAGTAAATTTTTAGATGTCTATGTGATTGATAGTGGCAAAGGTTTTGAGCCAGAATTAATTCCTGATCCCGCTAGACCGGATCGCATTCATGTTCCAACCGGTCGAGGAATTCATATCATGAAAAAATTATTTCAGGTCAATTGGAACTTTTTAGGCAATGAAATACGAGTTCGAATTTCCAAAAATCCCGCCGACAACCCCGAAGAAGTTTAA
- a CDS encoding TIGR04454 family lipoprotein has product MKKILVIAMLLGASIVFSNCGKEAVSAAECEPIVNQMFTNLAKELKPEEAEKVKAMEGTLKAGVVKECTSGKYNLDCLKAATNIAALQTCKK; this is encoded by the coding sequence ATGAAAAAAATATTAGTTATCGCTATGTTACTCGGAGCATCTATCGTGTTTTCTAATTGCGGCAAAGAAGCTGTAAGCGCTGCTGAATGCGAGCCAATCGTAAACCAAATGTTTACCAATTTAGCAAAAGAGTTAAAGCCTGAAGAAGCAGAAAAAGTAAAAGCTATGGAAGGAACTCTCAAAGCAGGCGTTGTAAAAGAATGCACCTCTGGAAAATACAATCTAGATTGCTTAAAAGCTGCAACCAACATCGCTGCTTTACAAACTTGTAAAAAATAA